A portion of the Bacillus sp. es.034 genome contains these proteins:
- a CDS encoding aldehyde dehydrogenase family protein, with translation MFRVLVAKAELYKNYINGIWEDSSSEQTFTSLNPANKEEVIGVFQASTIEDVKRAIESADAAFPSWSETAPSKRAAILNRAAQYLIDHVDQFAKELTLEEGKPIGAARGEVLRSAETLKYYAVEGQSHSGETFPQDDPSMDVTSKLEPLGVITVITPWNFPLSIPARKIAPALITGNTVVFKPSSETPLVAYRLVEALVHAGLPDGVLNFVTGNSREIGDSLVDHPAVKAVTFTGSTGAGERIHRNVSFDTRTQMELGGKNPLIVMEDADIDLAATLTVNGGYNLSGQACTGTSRVIVMKEVKERFFDALVEKTKNLKIGNGFEEGVTVCPLASEKQLTNVLKYIEIGKEEGASLLYGGEHVTEGEYGNGYYVRPAIFTEVDPSMRIAKEEIFGPVIAVIEAADYEEAIKVANDVEYGLSASIVTNNLKTAQQFTKDIKAGTVKVNRTTTGNLMNAPFGGIKKSSTSTFRESGRAGLEFFTQIKTVYIGY, from the coding sequence TAGAGGATGTAAAAAGAGCCATTGAATCTGCGGATGCCGCTTTCCCTTCCTGGTCTGAAACGGCGCCTTCCAAGAGGGCAGCCATCCTGAACAGGGCAGCTCAATACTTAATTGATCATGTAGATCAATTTGCAAAAGAATTAACACTTGAAGAAGGTAAACCGATCGGGGCTGCCCGTGGAGAAGTACTCAGATCGGCTGAGACATTGAAGTATTATGCGGTTGAGGGGCAAAGCCATAGTGGTGAGACCTTCCCTCAGGATGATCCCAGCATGGATGTAACATCGAAGCTTGAACCGCTCGGTGTAATCACCGTCATCACTCCTTGGAATTTTCCATTATCAATCCCTGCCCGTAAAATTGCACCTGCATTGATTACGGGAAATACGGTTGTGTTCAAACCGTCTTCGGAAACACCATTGGTTGCTTATCGATTAGTGGAAGCTTTGGTTCATGCCGGGCTTCCTGATGGAGTACTCAATTTCGTTACGGGGAACTCCCGTGAAATAGGTGACAGCCTGGTCGACCATCCAGCGGTGAAGGCTGTGACGTTTACAGGATCTACCGGCGCAGGGGAAAGAATTCACCGCAATGTGTCGTTTGATACGAGAACCCAGATGGAGCTTGGCGGTAAAAACCCATTGATCGTGATGGAAGATGCCGATATTGACCTGGCAGCTACATTGACAGTGAATGGAGGCTATAATCTCAGCGGCCAGGCGTGTACGGGAACCAGTCGAGTGATTGTCATGAAAGAAGTCAAAGAAAGGTTCTTTGATGCTCTTGTGGAAAAAACGAAAAACCTCAAAATCGGTAATGGATTTGAAGAAGGTGTCACCGTTTGTCCGTTGGCAAGTGAGAAGCAGTTAACGAATGTATTGAAGTATATTGAAATCGGTAAAGAAGAGGGTGCCTCATTGCTATACGGTGGAGAGCATGTAACGGAAGGGGAGTATGGAAACGGCTATTACGTACGTCCGGCCATTTTTACAGAAGTTGATCCTTCCATGAGGATTGCGAAGGAAGAAATCTTCGGCCCTGTCATCGCGGTAATCGAAGCAGCGGATTATGAAGAAGCAATTAAAGTGGCCAATGATGTTGAATATGGGCTTTCTGCTTCGATTGTAACCAATAATTTAAAAACGGCCCAACAGTTTACGAAGGATATTAAGGCAGGCACCGTGAAAGTGAATCGAACAACAACCGGCAATCTGATGAATGCGCCATTTGGCGGCATCAAGAAATCAAGTACATCCACCTTCCGTGAATCAGGAAGAGCAGGTCTAGAATTCTTCACTCAAATCAAGACTGTATATATAGGATACTAA
- the kduD gene encoding 2-dehydro-3-deoxy-D-gluconate 5-dehydrogenase KduD, with product MTNNLFDLTGKVAAITGATRGIGRSMAIALAEAGADIALLQRNPEQTDVKEEIEQLGRKCSIIPCDLEKPKEVKSAIPNVISTFGKIDILVNNAGIQRRSPSVDFPESDWDDVLNINLKVVWLLCQEAGRHMVAQGGGKIINTASLLSFQGGLTVPAYAAAKGGVAQLTKALSNEWAKKGVNVNAIVPGYIATEMNTALIDDPIRNKQILDRIPADRWGEPDDFKGTVVYLASEASNYVHGHLVAVDGGWLGR from the coding sequence ATGACTAACAATCTATTCGATCTAACTGGAAAAGTAGCAGCTATTACAGGAGCAACACGGGGTATCGGACGCTCCATGGCAATCGCCCTGGCAGAAGCAGGAGCGGATATTGCCTTACTTCAAAGGAATCCCGAGCAGACTGATGTGAAGGAAGAAATTGAACAGCTCGGTAGAAAATGCTCCATCATACCATGCGATCTTGAAAAGCCAAAAGAAGTGAAATCCGCTATCCCGAATGTGATTTCGACATTTGGAAAGATTGATATTCTCGTAAACAACGCCGGCATCCAACGCCGCTCACCTTCCGTTGATTTCCCTGAATCCGATTGGGATGACGTGCTGAATATCAATTTAAAAGTGGTCTGGCTATTATGTCAGGAGGCCGGTCGTCACATGGTGGCTCAAGGAGGAGGCAAAATCATCAACACCGCTTCCCTTCTCTCTTTCCAAGGAGGATTGACCGTTCCAGCGTATGCTGCAGCGAAAGGCGGGGTGGCACAACTCACGAAAGCCCTCTCGAATGAATGGGCCAAGAAGGGTGTCAATGTCAACGCGATCGTTCCAGGTTATATTGCTACAGAAATGAATACCGCCCTAATCGACGACCCGATCAGAAACAAACAGATTCTTGATCGGATTCCTGCCGATCGATGGGGGGAGCCCGATGATTTTAAAGGGACCGTTGTGTATTTAGCTTCAGAGGCTTCGAATTATGTGCATGGGCATTTGGTGGCTGTTGATGGGGGTTGGCTTGGGAGGTAA
- a CDS encoding RidA family protein, with amino-acid sequence MEKQLLKIEDRLEEMGLTLPDKPKPSGHYLGSVRADPFLFVSGVTCKWNGDLPYKGRVGVELSLEEGYKAAKLTTLNQLAIVKDVLGCFSLIERVVKVTGYVSCEAGFPNVPKVINGASDLLVELFGENGKHARCAVGVSSLPGNAAVETDLILLLKKL; translated from the coding sequence GTGGAGAAACAATTGCTTAAGATTGAAGACAGGTTGGAAGAGATGGGACTCACCCTGCCCGATAAGCCCAAACCATCTGGGCATTACCTGGGTTCTGTCCGAGCAGATCCATTTTTATTCGTCAGCGGGGTAACCTGTAAGTGGAATGGTGATCTCCCTTATAAGGGAAGAGTGGGAGTTGAATTATCCTTAGAGGAAGGATACAAGGCCGCCAAATTGACCACACTCAATCAGCTGGCGATCGTAAAGGATGTATTAGGCTGCTTCAGCCTTATAGAACGCGTCGTAAAAGTCACTGGATATGTCAGTTGTGAAGCAGGTTTTCCAAATGTTCCGAAGGTAATCAATGGTGCATCCGATCTCCTGGTTGAACTGTTCGGAGAGAATGGGAAGCACGCCAGGTGTGCAGTGGGAGTTAGTTCTCTACCAGGTAATGCAGCTGTAGAAACGGATTTGATCCTTTTGTTAAAGAAGTTATAA
- a CDS encoding chromate transporter, with amino-acid sequence MKSNLDLAVGFARTGVTGYGGGPSTIPLIEYEAVKKYEWMTEDEFGQTLALANTLPGPIATKMAAYIGYKVNGSLGAVVAILAHILPSLFGMVFMLGLLYKYRTSPIVGGMVQGVTPIIGIMLLEMAYKFADKARKGLGLPIAFGLGGVSLVLIQFLNLHPGIMIGACLLGAFIVAVYKNRTKNVSEDMYEQRKEKSV; translated from the coding sequence ATGAAATCAAATTTGGACCTTGCGGTTGGTTTTGCCAGAACAGGAGTGACCGGATATGGAGGAGGGCCCTCCACCATACCACTGATTGAATATGAAGCAGTGAAGAAATACGAATGGATGACAGAGGACGAATTCGGCCAAACCTTGGCTCTGGCCAATACTCTGCCAGGGCCGATCGCGACAAAGATGGCTGCGTATATAGGATATAAAGTAAATGGCAGTCTGGGGGCTGTCGTAGCGATCCTTGCTCATATTCTGCCGTCTCTGTTCGGGATGGTGTTTATGCTTGGGCTACTATACAAGTACAGGACTTCTCCGATTGTAGGAGGAATGGTTCAGGGGGTAACGCCAATCATCGGGATCATGCTTCTTGAGATGGCGTACAAGTTTGCAGACAAGGCACGTAAAGGACTCGGACTGCCGATAGCATTTGGACTTGGCGGCGTCTCTCTTGTACTGATCCAGTTTCTTAATCTGCATCCGGGAATCATGATCGGGGCTTGTCTATTGGGGGCGTTTATCGTCGCTGTATATAAGAATAGAACGAAAAATGTATCCGAGGACATGTATGAGCAAAGAAAGGAAAAAAGCGTATGA
- a CDS encoding NAD(P)/FAD-dependent oxidoreductase: MGEGPVFDVTIIGGGPTGLFTAFYAGMRQMSVKIIESMPQLGGQLSALYPEKYIYDVAGFPKVLAKDLVDGLKEQAFQFNPSVDLGQTIEKVEKIIDGSFLLTANNGEVHQTKTIIVTAGAGAFKPRMLGIEKKDEEYENLHYYVNDLKRFQGRKVMVCGGGDSAVDWANMLEPIASEVTLVHRRDKFRAHEHSVQRLMNSNVRIMTPYNVADLNRESNTIRQVVLQHAKEERTELVDVDDVLVNYGFISSLGPIKEWELQIEKNSIVVDYKMETSIKGIFAVGDIATYQGKIKLIATGFGEAPVAVSHAKQYVDPSARVQPLHSTSVMGNAEKKETIKI; the protein is encoded by the coding sequence ATGGGGGAAGGTCCAGTTTTTGATGTCACAATCATTGGTGGAGGACCGACAGGACTATTCACGGCCTTTTACGCAGGGATGCGGCAGATGAGCGTGAAAATCATTGAAAGTATGCCTCAATTAGGAGGCCAATTGTCGGCTCTGTATCCTGAAAAATATATTTATGATGTAGCAGGGTTTCCTAAAGTGCTTGCAAAGGATTTAGTTGATGGTTTAAAGGAACAAGCTTTTCAGTTCAATCCTTCTGTAGACCTTGGGCAAACGATAGAAAAGGTAGAAAAAATCATTGATGGGTCTTTCTTGTTAACGGCGAATAATGGGGAAGTACATCAGACCAAAACTATCATCGTTACAGCTGGTGCCGGAGCATTTAAGCCACGGATGTTAGGGATTGAGAAAAAGGACGAGGAGTATGAAAATCTCCATTATTATGTCAATGATTTAAAGCGCTTTCAAGGTAGGAAAGTGATGGTATGCGGAGGAGGGGATTCTGCTGTCGATTGGGCGAATATGCTCGAACCGATTGCAAGTGAAGTAACACTCGTTCATAGACGAGATAAGTTCAGGGCCCATGAACACAGTGTTCAGCGATTAATGAATTCGAATGTAAGAATCATGACTCCCTACAATGTGGCTGACCTAAATAGAGAGAGTAATACGATTCGACAAGTTGTCCTTCAACACGCGAAAGAGGAGCGGACTGAACTCGTTGATGTGGATGACGTCCTTGTCAATTACGGCTTCATTTCTTCTCTTGGTCCCATAAAAGAATGGGAGCTTCAAATCGAGAAAAATTCAATTGTCGTTGATTATAAAATGGAGACGAGTATTAAAGGAATCTTTGCCGTTGGGGATATCGCGACCTATCAAGGTAAAATCAAATTGATCGCAACCGGATTTGGTGAGGCACCTGTAGCAGTCAGCCATGCGAAACAATATGTCGATCCCAGTGCACGCGTGCAGCCATTACATAGTACAAGTGTGATGGGGAATGCGGAAAAGAAAGAAACCATCAAAATATAA
- a CDS encoding heme-binding protein, whose protein sequence is MKTVLRIELEEAKVIIEEAKRKSAEINVLETIAVVDDGGHVIALERMNGARITGPDIAIAKAFTAAGHKRSTHLFNKEPNGPVLPGNEAFGIQQMLPGKFAVFVGGFPIVVNGEVVGGIGVSGGNGEQDTAVGTAALKALQSHLKGYDVVTDADIKK, encoded by the coding sequence ATGAAAACTGTTCTAAGAATTGAACTCGAAGAAGCGAAAGTAATCATAGAAGAAGCCAAAAGAAAATCAGCGGAAATCAACGTGCTTGAAACCATCGCAGTTGTCGATGACGGCGGGCATGTGATTGCTCTTGAGCGTATGAACGGGGCCCGTATCACCGGTCCTGACATTGCGATTGCCAAAGCGTTTACGGCAGCCGGCCATAAGCGTTCGACTCATTTATTTAACAAGGAACCGAACGGACCTGTCCTGCCTGGAAATGAAGCATTTGGCATTCAACAGATGCTTCCTGGGAAATTCGCTGTATTTGTTGGGGGATTCCCGATCGTAGTGAATGGGGAAGTAGTTGGGGGTATCGGGGTCAGCGGAGGTAATGGTGAACAGGATACGGCTGTAGGCACAGCAGCGTTGAAAGCATTGCAGTCTCACTTAAAGGGTTATGACGTCGTAACAGATGCAGATATTAAGAAGTAA
- a CDS encoding DUF4179 domain-containing protein, translating into MEKNSFQEAYEKIEVPQEDVLKSIQNGMNRAESEPHKTKKKTAIWSSVAAASLLVSSSFLSPSLSHVMADVPLLGKVYETFNDSVGRSLQSKELISELNQTASSKGIDVSITNAYYDGAVVGVTFKANGKMNTEEKTGEVAGFYEIFDGDQGISDSKELVHMEKTDDGYIGHLQLSYPKSELPSDTTIPLEFKTIGGKEGNWRFDVPIKQLPYETLTLDKNSSENLSGVNVHFDSIILGKASTAINYTATFPAQGKHDQVRLEVYDDKGNEMNLSMDGIDLETTKNGDQYMVKGRSILPQSVQGKTKYLEIHPKVALNETDQYVPLNASTPIQVKAARQNLAVTIENITVDDQTLAVDFQWNNGDAMNKDFSFFKDFAQNNISLVKEAEKEIYEEPIKHSVKTTQKDELRFRSTFDISKIDGFSLNNYVLRAELGSLSANIPVELDEVKIDLE; encoded by the coding sequence ATGGAGAAAAACTCATTTCAAGAAGCATATGAAAAGATTGAAGTGCCCCAGGAGGATGTTTTAAAATCCATCCAGAACGGCATGAACCGGGCTGAGTCCGAACCACATAAAACGAAAAAGAAAACCGCTATATGGTCGTCCGTAGCAGCTGCATCCCTTCTCGTTTCTTCCAGCTTCCTTTCTCCTTCTCTGTCCCATGTTATGGCGGATGTCCCTTTACTCGGGAAGGTCTATGAAACCTTCAACGATTCCGTTGGAAGGAGCTTGCAATCAAAAGAACTGATATCGGAACTCAATCAAACCGCCAGCAGTAAAGGGATCGATGTCTCGATTACCAACGCCTATTATGACGGAGCGGTTGTAGGAGTTACGTTTAAAGCAAATGGGAAGATGAATACAGAGGAAAAAACTGGTGAGGTCGCTGGGTTTTATGAGATTTTTGATGGAGATCAAGGAATTTCAGATAGTAAAGAACTCGTTCATATGGAAAAGACAGATGATGGCTATATCGGTCATCTCCAACTAAGTTATCCAAAATCGGAATTGCCATCAGACACCACCATCCCCCTTGAATTCAAAACGATTGGCGGGAAAGAAGGAAACTGGAGGTTCGATGTCCCAATTAAACAGCTGCCTTATGAAACCCTCACTCTAGATAAAAATAGCAGTGAAAACCTGTCAGGTGTGAACGTTCATTTTGACTCGATCATCCTTGGGAAAGCATCGACCGCCATTAACTACACGGCAACATTTCCGGCTCAAGGAAAACATGATCAAGTGCGCCTGGAAGTCTATGATGACAAAGGAAATGAAATGAACCTTTCCATGGATGGTATTGACTTGGAAACGACGAAAAATGGGGACCAATACATGGTTAAAGGAAGAAGCATCCTTCCACAATCGGTACAAGGGAAAACAAAGTATCTGGAGATTCACCCGAAAGTAGCCCTAAACGAAACGGATCAATATGTTCCACTGAATGCGTCAACCCCTATCCAAGTGAAGGCAGCTAGACAAAATCTGGCTGTTACGATTGAAAATATTACAGTCGATGATCAAACCCTTGCCGTCGACTTCCAATGGAATAACGGTGATGCCATGAACAAAGACTTTAGCTTCTTTAAAGATTTCGCCCAAAATAATATCAGCTTAGTGAAGGAAGCAGAAAAGGAAATCTATGAAGAGCCTATCAAACACTCCGTCAAAACCACCCAAAAGGATGAATTACGATTCAGAAGTACATTTGATATCAGTAAAATAGATGGTTTCAGCCTGAACAATTACGTCTTAAGAGCTGAACTAGGCTCGTTAAGTGCCAATATTCCTGTTGAATTAGATGAAGTTAAGATTGATTTAGAGTGA
- a CDS encoding chromate transporter: protein MIYWDIFWAFFISNLLGYGGGPSTIPLIQNEVVNRYDWMTLNEFGDLFAIANVLPGPIATKMAGFIGYEMGGVLGMVIALAATILPSAIAVIILFKFVNLFKDSPQVKLMTLSVQPVIAILLGVLAYQFFLSAFEKSGVLHLVILTAAGFLVMKKLKIHPAIVIVCALFYGGIFLSN from the coding sequence ATGATTTATTGGGATATCTTCTGGGCATTTTTCATTTCGAACCTTCTTGGATATGGAGGAGGACCTTCAACGATTCCTTTAATTCAAAATGAAGTGGTCAACCGCTATGATTGGATGACCCTCAACGAGTTTGGGGATCTGTTTGCAATCGCAAATGTTCTTCCCGGACCGATTGCGACAAAGATGGCAGGGTTTATCGGCTACGAAATGGGCGGCGTATTAGGGATGGTGATTGCTCTAGCAGCAACCATCCTGCCATCAGCGATCGCCGTCATCATCCTTTTCAAATTCGTGAACTTATTTAAGGATTCCCCGCAGGTAAAGCTAATGACACTATCCGTACAGCCCGTCATTGCCATTTTACTTGGGGTACTGGCGTATCAATTCTTCCTATCTGCTTTTGAAAAAAGCGGAGTATTGCATCTTGTAATCCTTACTGCCGCAGGTTTCTTGGTTATGAAGAAGCTGAAAATCCACCCGGCAATCGTGATTGTATGTGCATTATTTTATGGAGGAATCTTTTTATCGAATTAA
- a CDS encoding GntR family transcriptional regulator: MKWEEEELLSIRERAYIYLKDLILGGEYKPGDRLIEREVASKLNISRTPIREALFRLESQGFVKTVPRKGVIVSNISEEEVIEVFTILSSLEVLAAKLAAQKMDDDIQQEFNDKVEKLEALEKGEAEGIDTEHIEMNLLLYKAAKSPKLFQILSGLTDYIQMSASMGYETPGRRKESLKEHIQIMKAVRDKEADMAEFLTKIHIENSKKAYIHFIEKQKEKVKKK, from the coding sequence ATGAAGTGGGAAGAAGAGGAATTACTTTCAATCCGTGAGCGTGCATATATTTATTTAAAAGACCTGATTCTGGGCGGAGAATACAAGCCTGGAGACCGTCTGATCGAGAGAGAAGTAGCAAGTAAATTAAATATCAGCCGGACCCCCATTCGTGAAGCACTGTTCCGGCTTGAATCTCAAGGCTTCGTCAAGACAGTCCCAAGAAAAGGCGTCATAGTTTCCAATATATCGGAAGAAGAAGTCATTGAAGTGTTTACAATTCTTTCTTCCCTGGAGGTATTGGCGGCAAAGCTTGCCGCACAGAAAATGGATGACGACATACAACAAGAATTCAATGATAAGGTTGAAAAGCTGGAAGCCTTGGAGAAAGGTGAGGCAGAAGGAATTGATACTGAACATATCGAGATGAATCTTCTCCTCTATAAAGCCGCCAAAAGCCCGAAGCTTTTCCAAATTCTTTCGGGATTGACCGATTATATTCAGATGTCTGCAAGTATGGGATATGAAACCCCGGGGCGCAGAAAGGAATCCTTAAAAGAACATATTCAAATCATGAAAGCGGTAAGGGATAAGGAAGCGGATATGGCCGAGTTCTTAACAAAGATTCACATCGAAAACTCCAAAAAAGCCTATATCCATTTTATTGAAAAGCAAAAAGAAAAAGTGAAGAAAAAATAA
- a CDS encoding methyl-accepting chemotaxis protein, with the protein MKINEIDTVIHSINAISDQTNLLVLNASIDTARAGEHGKGFAVVAEEVRKLAEQSARATDQVRMTIQDIQSQSNQATIEMNTTRKNADEQTPVVKKTEDAFHSISSMIDNMVSPIQGISQKVKFLTSHKDDVVGVIQSISAPAKQSTASSEEVSASTEQQLMALNSIAHSAASLNKASISLAEVSSKFKV; encoded by the coding sequence ATGAAAATAAATGAAATTGATACCGTCATCCATTCCATAAATGCCATCTCCGATCAGACGAACCTTCTTGTACTCAATGCAAGTATCGATACGGCCAGAGCCGGGGAACACGGGAAAGGATTTGCGGTAGTAGCTGAGGAAGTCAGGAAATTGGCCGAGCAATCAGCCAGGGCAACGGATCAGGTAAGGATGACCATACAAGATATTCAAAGTCAATCCAATCAGGCCACCATTGAAATGAACACGACGAGAAAAAATGCCGATGAACAAACCCCGGTCGTCAAAAAAACTGAAGATGCGTTCCACTCCATTTCATCCATGATTGATAACATGGTTTCACCAATCCAAGGAATTTCACAGAAGGTGAAATTCCTGACAAGCCATAAAGATGATGTGGTGGGGGTCATCCAAAGTATCTCGGCACCGGCAAAGCAATCTACCGCATCCAGCGAAGAGGTTAGTGCATCAACGGAACAACAACTGATGGCATTGAACTCCATCGCACACTCGGCTGCCAGTTTAAATAAGGCGAGCATTTCGTTAGCGGAAGTCAGTAGTAAGTTCAAGGTATAA
- a CDS encoding DnaD domain protein, translating to MLIGGRGNGSMGTVLVLLFLFGSSRTVPLLLSLLADIVYWYRPTMIWDESGMITGARTKFKGDMLQKSYQAFTDTYGFTKRQVKDAIDFLVEHHLLVREFRTISSSSIILSNVMYVQPVAENVKRVLDERCNVTELVSICLPVTLERTSPSVLNEDQLRHVEGAPKVDGGTYTESTSKNPSEKNEQQQRACECPVTFFKENEFGRLGSYMQGEIKSWCERLSDSLVVEAMKRAVEQGYVNAILVKWELLQVEDVEDAREKENQGMVEKMFNKPSRSAGRKPIRTELLPGWFTEEGIVEAPDESFDEDFEVEKAKLMAELEVFRERGAGVIM from the coding sequence GTGCTTATAGGAGGGAGAGGTAATGGAAGCATGGGGACGGTTCTCGTGCTTCTTTTTTTGTTTGGAAGCAGCAGAACCGTCCCCCTGCTTCTTTCTCTACTTGCGGATATTGTGTATTGGTACCGGCCGACGATGATCTGGGATGAGAGCGGGATGATCACGGGGGCGAGGACGAAATTCAAGGGGGATATGCTGCAGAAAAGCTATCAAGCTTTTACGGATACATATGGTTTTACGAAGCGTCAGGTGAAGGATGCGATTGATTTTCTTGTGGAGCATCATTTGCTTGTGCGTGAGTTCAGGACAATCTCGTCATCCAGTATTATTTTAAGTAATGTGATGTATGTGCAGCCGGTGGCAGAGAATGTAAAACGGGTGTTGGACGAGCGGTGTAATGTCACGGAGCTCGTTTCCATTTGCCTACCAGTTACGTTGGAACGTACCAGCCCGTCCGTTTTAAATGAAGACCAGTTACGTCACGTGGAAGGGGCTCCTAAGGTGGATGGGGGGACGTATACAGAGAGTACTTCAAAGAATCCTTCAGAAAAGAATGAACAACAACAGCGCGCATGCGAGTGTCCGGTTACTTTTTTTAAAGAAAATGAATTTGGCCGGTTGGGGTCTTATATGCAGGGGGAAATCAAATCCTGGTGTGAAAGGCTTTCGGACAGTCTTGTTGTGGAAGCCATGAAGAGAGCGGTTGAGCAGGGTTATGTGAATGCGATCCTTGTGAAGTGGGAGCTGCTGCAGGTGGAGGATGTGGAGGATGCGCGGGAGAAGGAGAATCAGGGTATGGTTGAGAAAATGTTTAACAAACCCTCACGCAGTGCTGGACGGAAACCGATACGGACGGAGCTGCTGCCGGGTTGGTTTACGGAAGAGGGGATTGTGGAAGCACCGGATGAATCGTTTGACGAAGATTTTGAAGTGGAGAAGGCGAAGTTGATGGCGGAGCTTGAAGTGTTTCGGGAGCGTGGGGCGGGTGTCATCATGTGA
- a CDS encoding aspartate dehydrogenase, producing MLKVGLIGYGAIGKDVVSYIKKDKVEGAEVHAILVRNSEQYEELKTESFMVVDSEETFFSSGLDVIIECAGHDAVYQYAVKALSAGSHFITVSVGAFSDGDLYDDVVEAARKHGRKLILPSAAIGGLDRIAASTINELEEVKLITRKPPSAWRGTIAEEKVDLDTISEEFTLYEGTARESAKLFPQSTNVSAALSIAGVGFDQTKVQVLVDPEVTHNTHQIIAKGYFGEVELTIQNTPSADNPKSGYIVAMSICKALNNLTSPVIIGI from the coding sequence ATGTTAAAAGTAGGATTAATCGGGTATGGTGCGATCGGAAAAGATGTTGTTTCATATATAAAGAAAGATAAGGTAGAAGGGGCGGAGGTACATGCGATTCTAGTAAGGAATTCTGAGCAATATGAAGAATTAAAGACGGAGAGTTTCATGGTAGTAGATAGCGAGGAAACGTTCTTTTCTTCCGGATTAGATGTGATCATAGAATGTGCTGGTCACGATGCTGTCTATCAATATGCAGTAAAAGCCCTATCAGCTGGCAGTCATTTCATAACAGTATCAGTGGGTGCGTTCTCCGATGGAGACCTTTATGATGATGTCGTCGAAGCAGCAAGGAAACATGGCCGGAAATTGATTCTCCCTTCTGCTGCGATTGGAGGCCTGGATCGAATTGCTGCGTCAACTATTAATGAGTTGGAGGAAGTAAAGCTCATTACCCGTAAACCTCCTTCAGCATGGAGAGGGACGATTGCTGAAGAAAAAGTAGATTTAGATACCATCAGTGAAGAGTTTACACTCTATGAAGGTACGGCTCGTGAATCTGCTAAGCTCTTTCCGCAGAGCACGAATGTTTCAGCGGCCCTCAGCATTGCAGGTGTAGGGTTTGATCAAACGAAAGTACAGGTGCTGGTAGACCCGGAAGTGACTCATAATACGCACCAAATCATTGCAAAAGGATACTTTGGCGAGGTGGAATTGACCATCCAGAATACCCCGTCAGCAGATAATCCGAAATCGGGTTACATTGTGGCGATGAGCATTTGCAAGGCCCTGAATAACCTCACTTCCCCTGTCATCATAGGAATTTGA
- a CDS encoding ferredoxin, with protein sequence MGKYTMIDQETCIACGSCGASSPEVYDYDEEGLAFVLLDNNKGNTPIPEEFMEDVEEAYEDCPTESIKLSDTPFNKE encoded by the coding sequence ATGGGTAAATACACGATGATCGATCAGGAAACTTGTATTGCCTGTGGATCCTGCGGAGCATCCTCCCCGGAAGTCTACGATTACGACGAAGAAGGATTGGCCTTTGTCCTGTTAGACAATAACAAAGGCAACACACCGATTCCCGAAGAGTTTATGGAAGATGTTGAAGAAGCATATGAAGATTGTCCGACGGAGTCTATTAAGCTGTCGGATACACCGTTTAATAAAGAATGA
- a CDS encoding 2Fe-2S iron-sulfur cluster-binding protein, whose protein sequence is MPKINYSTSGKVLDVPENSNILRMSLRYDGDLPNKCGGGICGSCLCKIEEGAENLDNVKVQERRKLGEEWLEKGYRLGCQTFVTDGDVTLSWDEETTKVVKKRKPDKIQKQVVNK, encoded by the coding sequence ATGCCTAAAATCAATTATTCTACTAGCGGAAAAGTGCTGGATGTACCTGAAAACTCAAATATATTACGGATGTCTTTACGATACGATGGCGATCTTCCTAACAAATGCGGAGGGGGGATTTGCGGAAGCTGCCTTTGCAAGATCGAGGAGGGAGCGGAGAACCTGGACAATGTGAAGGTTCAGGAACGGAGAAAGCTTGGAGAAGAGTGGCTTGAGAAAGGGTATCGATTAGGGTGCCAAACATTTGTCACCGATGGGGATGTCACTCTTTCATGGGATGAAGAAACCACAAAAGTCGTGAAGAAAAGAAAGCCGGACAAAATCCAAAAGCAAGTAGTCAATAAATAA